The following are from one region of the Polaribacter marinaquae genome:
- a CDS encoding NAD(P)/FAD-dependent oxidoreductase, which produces MIKTDVCIIGAGPSGASTSLTLSKMKIPHYIIDKSTFPRNKTCGDGLILYAYKALRLIDEGLFDKFLNHPKFIHSKNIKLHVNNNVDINFKESKDRNMVITYAKRFDFDDFLVKNISDKYASFDFGNGVKNITELKDGVLIKLKDGKEVLSKIVIGADGVNSIVSRKLAGNKLQKNLTSTFVNGYFKNVTNLSKTNEAEIRIIYKKIPLFFYIFPLSDGSVNISLGGNAKLILKHNINLIEQVESIIKNHPKVAYKFTNAIKIDSWRGWSIPYNFGKNKVYGNRFMLVGDAAGLTNPFYKEGVGTGMMSGIICAKSIEASLKNNDYSEDFLSTYSKNLKSEFGRLLKFSRLMLKATEFKFLFGSITYLLKNRIQTKATKIIKRKSY; this is translated from the coding sequence ATGATAAAAACTGATGTCTGTATTATTGGTGCTGGCCCATCGGGTGCAAGCACATCTTTGACTTTATCAAAGATGAAAATACCACATTATATCATAGATAAATCTACTTTTCCTAGAAATAAAACTTGTGGCGATGGATTGATTTTATATGCTTACAAAGCTTTACGCTTAATAGATGAAGGTTTGTTTGATAAATTTTTAAATCACCCTAAATTTATACATAGTAAAAATATTAAACTACATGTAAATAATAATGTAGATATCAACTTTAAAGAAAGTAAAGATCGGAACATGGTAATAACTTATGCTAAAAGATTCGATTTTGATGACTTTTTAGTTAAGAATATTTCTGATAAGTATGCTTCTTTTGATTTTGGTAATGGAGTTAAAAATATAACTGAACTTAAAGACGGTGTGCTCATCAAGCTAAAAGACGGTAAAGAAGTTTTAAGTAAAATTGTTATTGGTGCAGATGGTGTTAACTCTATTGTAAGTAGAAAACTAGCCGGAAATAAACTTCAAAAAAACTTAACATCTACATTTGTAAACGGTTATTTTAAAAACGTAACCAACTTATCTAAAACTAACGAAGCTGAAATAAGGATCATCTATAAAAAAATTCCATTATTTTTCTATATTTTTCCTCTTTCTGATGGATCTGTAAATATAAGTTTAGGCGGAAATGCAAAATTGATATTAAAACATAATATTAATTTAATCGAGCAAGTAGAATCAATAATTAAAAACCATCCTAAAGTAGCGTATAAATTTACAAATGCTATTAAAATTGATTCTTGGCGAGGATGGAGTATTCCTTATAATTTTGGTAAAAATAAAGTATACGGAAATAGATTTATGTTGGTTGGTGATGCTGCTGGCTTAACAAATCCTTTTTACAAAGAAGGTGTAGGTACAGGAATGATGTCTGGTATCATTTGTGCAAAATCTATTGAGGCTAGTCTAAAAAACAATGACTATAGTGAAGATTTTTTATCAACTTACTCTAAAAACTTAAAAAGTGAATTTGGTAGGTTATTAAAGTTTAGCCGTTTAATGCTTAAAGCTACAGAATTTAAATTTTTGTTTGGTTCAATAACTTATTTACTAAAAAATAGAATTCAAACAAAAGCAACAAAAATTATCAAAAGAAAAAGTTATTAG
- a CDS encoding alpha/beta hydrolase has translation MNKTPIYFMPGLAAGPEIFENLELDPEKYTFHYLKWIKPLALEEDIDNYACRLSDEIKEKNPVLVGVSFGGIMVQEIAKFVNPKKVIIISSVKNQGELPKKFKLAKFTKVYKFFPTVIVENFEDYARYFLGKSLKKKADLYKKYLSVRSKKYLKWSIYNVLKWEQISPLEDIVHIHGTKDTVFPIKNVKNAIEIKGGTHIMILTKAKKISKIIDDVLTF, from the coding sequence ATGAATAAAACCCCTATATATTTTATGCCCGGTTTAGCTGCGGGTCCAGAAATTTTTGAAAATTTAGAATTAGATCCAGAAAAGTATACTTTTCATTATTTAAAATGGATCAAACCACTGGCTTTAGAAGAAGATATAGATAATTATGCATGCAGGTTAAGTGATGAAATTAAAGAAAAAAATCCTGTTTTAGTTGGTGTTTCTTTCGGCGGAATTATGGTACAAGAAATTGCCAAATTTGTAAATCCTAAGAAAGTAATTATTATTTCTAGTGTTAAAAATCAAGGCGAATTGCCTAAAAAATTTAAACTGGCAAAATTTACAAAGGTTTACAAGTTTTTTCCTACAGTAATTGTAGAGAATTTTGAAGATTATGCAAGGTATTTTCTTGGTAAATCTTTAAAGAAAAAAGCAGACTTATATAAGAAATATCTTTCTGTTAGAAGTAAGAAATACCTTAAATGGTCTATTTACAATGTTCTTAAATGGGAACAAATTAGTCCTTTAGAAGATATTGTACATATTCACGGAACGAAAGACACCGTATTTCCTATTAAAAATGTAAAAAACGCTATAGAAATCAAAGGCGGAACACATATCATGATATTAACCAAAGCAAAAAAAATATCTAAGATTATTGATGACGTTTTAACTTTTTAA
- a CDS encoding antibiotic biosynthesis monooxygenase family protein, which translates to MIIDNLKTPYYAVVFSTILTDNIKGYEEMADKMELLAKKQPGYLGIESARKSIGITISYWSSLEAIIAWKNNVEHTEARELGRKKWYKKYRLRICKVEREYGFES; encoded by the coding sequence ATGATAATTGATAATTTGAAAACACCATATTATGCTGTAGTTTTTTCAACAATTTTAACCGATAATATAAAAGGTTATGAAGAAATGGCTGATAAAATGGAGCTGTTGGCAAAAAAACAACCTGGTTATTTAGGTATCGAATCTGCTAGAAAAAGTATTGGTATTACTATTTCTTATTGGAGTTCTTTAGAGGCTATAATTGCTTGGAAAAACAATGTAGAACATACAGAAGCTAGAGAATTAGGGAGAAAAAAATGGTACAAGAAATATCGTTTACGTATTTGTAAAGTAGAAAGAGAATATGGTTTTGAGAGCTAA
- the mtaB gene encoding tRNA (N(6)-L-threonylcarbamoyladenosine(37)-C(2))-methylthiotransferase MtaB, whose amino-acid sequence MVAEKKVAFYTLGCKLNFSETSTIARNFVNEGFKRVEFEEKADVYVINTCSVTDNADKRFKSIVKNALKKNDDAFLIAVGCYAQLKPEELAAVDGVDLVLGATEKFNVTSYINDLTKNNVGEVHSCEISDADFYVGSYSIGDRTRAFLKVQDGCDYKCTYCTIPLARGISRSDTLENVISNAKEISSKGIKEIVLTGVNIGDYGKGEFGNKKHEHTFLELVKELDKVDGIHRLRISSIEPNLLKDETIDFVSKSSSFVPHFHIPLQSGSDVLLNKMKRRYLTNTYTNRVTRIKEVMPNACIGVDVIVGFPGETDELFLETYNYLNEMDISYLHVFTYSERPNTEAVEFEGVVPKKVRAKRSKMLRGLSAKKRRAFYESQLGNTLTVLFESENKEGYIHGFTENYVKVKTPWNPALVNTLHKVVLTEIDEDGSVRLNFTNL is encoded by the coding sequence ATGGTCGCAGAAAAAAAGGTAGCTTTTTATACTTTAGGTTGTAAACTTAACTTCTCTGAAACATCTACTATTGCTAGAAATTTTGTTAATGAAGGTTTTAAACGTGTAGAGTTTGAAGAGAAAGCAGATGTATATGTAATAAATACATGCTCTGTTACAGACAATGCAGATAAACGTTTTAAATCTATTGTAAAAAATGCTTTAAAGAAAAATGATGATGCATTTTTAATAGCTGTTGGTTGTTACGCGCAACTTAAACCAGAAGAATTAGCTGCAGTAGATGGTGTAGATTTAGTTCTTGGTGCAACAGAAAAATTTAATGTTACTTCTTACATAAATGATTTAACTAAAAACAATGTTGGTGAAGTACATTCTTGTGAAATTTCTGATGCCGATTTTTATGTTGGTTCTTATTCTATTGGAGACAGAACAAGAGCATTTTTAAAAGTTCAAGATGGTTGCGATTATAAGTGTACATATTGTACAATACCTCTAGCTAGAGGAATCTCTAGAAGTGATACTTTAGAAAACGTAATTTCTAACGCCAAAGAAATTTCTTCTAAAGGTATTAAAGAAATTGTATTAACTGGGGTAAATATTGGTGATTATGGTAAAGGTGAGTTTGGTAATAAAAAACACGAACATACCTTTTTAGAACTTGTTAAAGAACTAGATAAAGTAGATGGAATTCATCGTTTAAGAATCTCATCTATAGAACCAAATCTATTAAAAGATGAAACTATAGACTTTGTTTCTAAATCTTCTTCTTTTGTACCTCATTTTCATATTCCTTTACAATCTGGTAGCGATGTTTTATTAAATAAAATGAAACGTAGATACTTAACAAATACTTATACAAATAGGGTTACTCGTATTAAAGAAGTTATGCCAAATGCTTGTATTGGTGTTGATGTTATTGTTGGTTTTCCTGGTGAAACAGACGAATTATTTTTAGAAACATATAATTATTTAAACGAAATGGATATTTCGTACTTACATGTTTTTACCTATTCTGAAAGACCTAATACAGAAGCTGTTGAATTTGAAGGCGTAGTTCCTAAAAAAGTAAGAGCAAAAAGAAGTAAAATGCTTAGAGGTTTATCTGCAAAAAAACGTAGAGCTTTTTACGAAAGTCAATTAGGTAATACTTTAACTGTTTTGTTCGAAAGTGAAAATAAAGAAGGATATATACATGGTTTTACAGAAAATTACGTAAAAGTAAAAACTCCATGGAATCCTGCATTGGTAAATACACTTCATAAAGTAGTCTTAACTGAAATAGACGAAGATGGTTCTGTGAGATTAAATTTTACAAATCTTTAA
- a CDS encoding lytic transglycosylase domain-containing protein, which yields MKSLQRIFSLLSVTLITIVFFNGVHKSDTDPETLTHRTYKIKSLKLPEGLNLAGERVPLEINDVRERMERELLVNTYWQSNGLLLIKRANKYFPIIEPLLKKYNLPDDFKFLALAESGFTDETSSVGAAGMWHFMRATGKEYGLEINKNVDERYNIEKSTKVAAEYLKKSKNKLGSWTLAAAAYNAGNYGVSKRLETQQVSSYYDALLPDETERYIFRIIALKEIISNPKKYGFVFEDSDLYTLEKTRTVKVDTVITNLTNFAKNYGMNYKELKIHNPWLRENKLNNKSRKLYEIKVLDK from the coding sequence ATGAAATCTTTACAACGCATATTTTCTTTACTAAGTGTAACTCTTATAACCATCGTTTTTTTTAACGGTGTACATAAATCTGATACAGATCCGGAAACACTTACACATAGAACTTACAAAATTAAATCTCTTAAATTACCTGAAGGATTAAACCTTGCAGGAGAAAGAGTTCCTTTAGAAATTAATGATGTAAGAGAGAGAATGGAACGCGAATTACTTGTAAATACCTATTGGCAATCAAATGGATTATTGCTTATAAAGAGAGCCAATAAATATTTCCCAATAATAGAACCATTATTAAAAAAATATAATTTACCTGATGATTTTAAGTTTTTAGCTTTAGCCGAAAGTGGTTTTACAGATGAAACTTCTTCTGTTGGTGCTGCGGGTATGTGGCATTTTATGAGAGCAACAGGTAAAGAATACGGATTAGAAATTAATAAAAACGTAGACGAACGTTATAATATTGAAAAATCTACAAAAGTTGCAGCCGAATACTTAAAGAAATCTAAAAACAAATTAGGTTCTTGGACGTTAGCTGCTGCTGCATATAACGCTGGTAATTATGGTGTTTCTAAAAGATTAGAAACGCAACAAGTAAGTAGTTATTACGATGCTTTACTTCCTGATGAAACAGAGCGTTACATATTTAGGATAATTGCTTTAAAAGAAATAATTTCGAATCCAAAGAAATATGGATTTGTTTTCGAAGATTCTGATCTTTATACTCTTGAAAAAACAAGAACAGTTAAGGTTGATACTGTAATTACCAACTTGACTAACTTTGCTAAAAACTACGGAATGAATTATAAAGAATTAAAAATTCACAATCCTTGGTTAAGAGAAAACAAATTAAATAATAAAAGTAGAAAGCTTTATGAAATTAAAGTTTTAGACAAATAG